A genome region from Nicotiana tabacum cultivar K326 chromosome 13, ASM71507v2, whole genome shotgun sequence includes the following:
- the LOC107810552 gene encoding scarecrow-like protein 13, translated as MQASQRPMEKVEQYYYVFNNNSNDTSSSGTQFSCQSQNEQFFTLDSLPAAGYVIYDSPPAVSVSSNWSPFSPQYSQSTISDQHHSSDNTYGSPLSGCSGVDGVLSEMANKLLGPESDIDDSSCCSFNDVVSEPSSPTKWNRVLEIASSLDVKELLLACAEAVSDAYFPAAEVLMNVLEHKVSVSGEPMQRLSAYMLEGIRARLFSSGSIIYKKLKCKEPTNSELLSYMQVLYHICPYYKFAYTSANVVIDEAMANENRLHIIDFQIAQGSQWMFLIQSLARRPGGPPSVRITGVDDSQSAHARGGGLQLVGERLAKVAESCRVPFEFHAAAISGYEVELENLYIRNGEALAVNFPYILHHMPDESVSTANHRDRLLRLVKSLSPKIVTLVEQESNTNTAAFVPRFRETLDYYTAMFESIDAGRPRDDKQRISAEEHCVARDVVNIIACEGADRVERHELFGKWSMRLKMAGFTPCPLSPSVGEAINDMLKDYSSNYRIAESKGALYLGWKNRALATSSAWR; from the coding sequence ATGCAGGCATCCCAGAGACCGATGGAGAAAGTTGAGCAATATTACTATGTTTTTAACAACAATTCCAATGATACTAGCAGCTCAGGGACACAGTTCTCTTGTCAGTCGCAGAACGAACAGTTCTTCACTCTGGACTCCTTGCCTGCTGCCGGATATGTCATCTACGACTCGCCTCCTGCAGTAAGCGTCTCTTCCAACTGGAGTCCCTTCTCTCCCCAATATTCTCAGTCAACCATTTCAGATCAGCATCATTCCTCGGACAACACTTACGGTTCACCTTTGAGTGGCTGTTCGGGAGTTGATGGTGTGCTAAGTGAGATGGCAAATAAGTTGCTAGGCCCTGAATCTGATATTGATGACAGCAGTTGTTGCTCTTTTAATGATGTGGTCTCTGAACCTTCTTCCCCAACAAAGTGGAATCGAGTATTGGAAATCGCATCGAGCTTGGACGTGAAAGAGCTGCTCCTCGCCTGTGCTGAAGCAGTGTCGGATGCTTATTTCCCGGCCGCAGAAGTTCTGATGAATGTCCTAGAGCACAAAGTATCGGTTTCCGGGGAACCTATGCAACGATTGAGTGCGTATATGTTGGAAGGGATTAGGGCAAGACTATTTTCGTCAGGAAGTATCATATACAAAAAGCTGAAGTGCAAAGAACCAACTAATTCAGAATTGTTATCTTACATGCAAGTCCTCTATCACATCTGCCCTTACTACAAATTCGCTTACACGTCCGCCAACGTCGTGATCGACGAAGCCATGGCGAACGAGAACAGACTTCATATAATTGATTTTCAAATTGCACAGGGAAGTCAGTGGATGTTCCTTATCCAGAGTCTTGCTCGTCGACCTGGTGGGCCCCCATCCGTCCGCATCACAGGTGTTGATGATTCACAATCAGCTCATGCACGCGGAGGAGGACTTCAGCTAGTCGGTGAAAGGCTAGCAAAAGTCGCTGAATCATGTCGAGTGCCTTTTGAATTCCATGCTGCTGCAATATCGGGCTATGAGGTTGAGCTAGAAAACCTTTATATTAGAAATGGAGAAGCCTTGGCAGTTAACTTTCCTTACATTCTGCACCACATGCCCGACGAGAGTGTAAGCACTGCAAACCATCGAGACCGCCTATTAAGACTGGTTAAGAGCTTGTCCCCGAAAATCGTTACCCTTGTTGAGCAAGAATCTAACACCAACACTGCTGCTTTCGTTCCAAGATTCCGCGAAACTCTGGACTACTATACAGCAATGTTCGAGTCAATTGATGCAGGTCGCCCGAGGGATGATAAGCAACGGATCAGTGCAGAGGAGCATTGTGTGGCGCGAGATGTTGTGAACATAATAGCATGTGAGGGCGCcgacagagtggaaagacatgaaCTTTTTGGCAAGTGGAGTATGAGACTTAAGATGGCTGGATTTACGCCATGCCCCTTGAGTCCATCAGTTGGTGAAGCTATCAACGACATGTTGAAGGACTATAGCTCGAATTATAGGATTGCGGAGAGCAAGGGCGCGCTTTATCTTGGATGGAAGAACAGAGCTTTAGCAACTTCTTCTGCTTGGAGATGA